The Nitrospirota bacterium genome contains the following window.
AAGGATGACAGGCACATGTGCCAGACATCAGAGAGAACTTACTAAATCCATTATGCGAGCAAGGAGTATAGCTTTGCTTGCTTTTGCTGAAAAGTAGGATGAGGGTCCCTAAGTCTTGGGTTCCTCTCCTAACAAAAAAAATAATAGATGCTCTCATTACAAAAGGGCTAATTAAGCCTGAAATACCAACCGAAAAACTTCTCTTAGAAGCGGAAACCATAATTTTTGATGAGCTTTCAATAGAGGACAGGCTAAATGATGAGATTAGAGAACTTTTAAAGAAACATTCCACTGAAATTGAGAAAGGTCATCTGGACTACAGAAAACTTTTTGAACTTACTAAACAGAAGCTTGTGAAGGAGCGAAATCTCGTATTATGATGCTATCAGATGATAAAATTTCCCACCTGAGTCATGTTTTCCTCAAAGGACTGAAAGATAAGAAACTTATTACAATGCTTGAGGAAGAAGGGAAAATAAGATCTGAGGTTAAGAGGATAATCATATCAGAATTAATGGTTGGCGAAGAGATTGATGCTGCTGTTAGAAAAAAGCTACAATCATTCAAAAAAAAGATCGTTGAGGGAAGCCCTGAGTGGGATATATTATACAAAAAGTTTTTCAAGGAAGAGGAGGTAAAAAGAGGCAGGGTTTCTGGATAAAAAGGGGAATCCCTTTACTACTTCTTTTCTTTACCTATCTCGGTCTACTTTTTGATTTTTCGATAAATAAAAGACCATTCTGGTTTATCCTTTGTGCAATTACAATATCAGTCTGCTACTTTTTACATTACAGAAAAGATTGGGGAGATTACTCTATTGAAATATTTTCATCTTTTGCCATTCTGATTAGCGGTGCAAGTTTATCATTTGGACTTCCATGGTTGATATTGCTCTATTTCCCATTTATGATTACTATTGCTTTTTATAATAGCTGGAAAAAGGTTGTTACAGTTTTATTATTAATCCCCTTTTTTGAAATTAAAAATATTATATTTAAGGATAGATTTTATGAAGAGATAGCGATTATTATCTCTCTTGGACTGACTGTTGGCCTTTTTCTTCTTTTCAAGAAAAAATTAATAAGTGACAGCATCTCTGATATTGAGAAAAAAACATATGATTTATCCTCATCTGAAATAATCCCATTCAATGATGAAAAAAGAATATCTCATTGTCTTCAGTCAATGTTCAGGATTGATGAAGAATGTAGAGATATTTTAGTAGTTATAAAAAAAATACTATGTGCAGATTCTGTGAGCCTGTTTGTAGGGTCAGACAGCGGCCTCAGATTGCGTTGTTCGACTGAAGAATCAGGAAGAATCATTCCTTCGGATAATGGAATTATCAATCGTTGTTTTAATCAAAAGGAATCCTTTCTATTAATTGATATAAATGAAAAGGATATTCATCCCGGTTACTTAAGACAGGATAAAATTTCTTCATTAATTACAGTTCCTGTAATTGACGGCGATTTCACTCTTGGCGTTGTAGCCGCTGATAGTGCCCGATTTCAAGCATTTAATCCTTCAGACAGAGAAGTTCTTGAAACGTTTTCACAGCATATTACAAGAATTTTCCAGAAAGAGCGTCTTTATCCACACATCCAACGATCATACAATGCACTAAAAACATTGCATGAGGAAAGTTCTAAACTCCTTTCAACTCTTAATATGGATGAGATTGCTGAACATTTGATAGAAGGTGCAAAAAAGATTGTATCTGCTGATATTCTTTTTTTTGTAACAAAAGGTAGTGAATTCGAAATAATTCATAAGACAAATATTCCAATCGATAAAGATAGAAAAATTAGCTTGAAGAATACCCTACTTGACATGGCAATAAAAAATAAACAGGCTATAAATGTCTCTAATGTTAGAGACTATCGTTCCCCAATTTTGCCTTTTAAGATTGACAATGTGAGATCTGTTCTTATACTTCCGCTTTTTTATGAGAACGACCTCATTGGTATATTAGTACTCCTTTCTAAAGAAGTAAGCGCATTCAATCCTTATCAGATTGAACTTCTTGAAGTGCTTGGGAATCAGGCATCTACTTCAATGGCAAATGCCAGATTCCATGCAGAAATAGAACGTATTGCTATTACCGATGGACTTACAGGTCTTTATAATCATCGGTATTTTCAGGAAAAACTTTCAGAAGAGTTCAATCGTGGAGAGAGATACTCAAACCCTCTTTCCCTTCTTCTAATTGATATTGATTATTTCAAAAAGATCAATGATACATATGGTCATCCTGTCGGAGATGCAGTGCTAAAAAAAATTGCCAGTATTATAAGAAAGACTATACGCAGTATTGATATCCCTGCTCGTTATGGTGGTGAAGAGTTTGCCTTAATACTCCCTGGAACAGATTCTCATGGAGCGAAGAATATGGCAGAAAGATTGAGAAAGGCAATTATGGATACCAGCTTTTTCGCTGACAAAGATAGATTTAAAGTTACTGTAAGCATAGGAATCTCAACTAATCCTAATCCGAAAGGAACCGTGGAAGTAAATAATAAAGAAGAATTAATTGAAAAAGCGGATAAAGCATTGTATGAGGCTAAAAAAGCTGGCAGAAATCGAAGCATTTTTCTGCTTGTCTAACTTAATAAGTGCAGAGTATAATCAGCTACTTGACATGTCAATAAATTAATTGTTAAATTATTAGCACTTGACAGTGGAGAGTGCTAAAATGCACGAACTGAGTGAAAGAACAAAGAAAGTCCTTTTTGCTGTAGTCCAGAGTTACATTAATTATCCTGATCCTGTAGGCTCACGGGCTATAACGAAGAGGTATGGTTTTGGATGGTCACCGGCTACAATAAGGAATATTATGGCTGATCTTGAAGAAATGGGTTTTTTAAGACAGCCACATACATCTGCTGGAAGGATTCCAACAGACCTGGGGTATCGATTCTATGTCGACTCCCTTACTGCTGAGCCCGAATACTATCAGGAAAAAGAAATATTTAAAGATATTTATATGAAGTTGGAAACACTTAAAAATGACATAGAAATGTTACTCGGGGAGACTACCAAGAGTTTTTCTATGTTATCCCATTATCTCGGGATAGCGATGTTACCTGTTATTGATATGACAACTTTGAAAAGGATTAACATAATTAAATATAAAAATGATAATGCTGTTGTGGTGTTGTTAACAGATGAGGGAGTGATTAAGAATAAAATCGTCAAGATTGATCCAAAAATAACTCAAAAGGATTTAAACAGAATGGCATCGTATATTAATACAGAATTTTCAGGGTATGCAATGGATGAGATACGCTTGAAGATACTTCGCGAAATGTCAAAAGAAAAGATAAAATGTGATACTCTAATCGCAAGGGCAATGAGCCTCTGCCAGGAAGTTCTTTGCTTTCAAGAAGGTGCTCTTTTTGTTTCAGGGTTAACTGAAGTGCTCAATTTGCCAGATTTTGCAGATCTTGAAAAGATAAAAGAATTGTCAAAAGCAATAGAGGATAAACATACAATTATCAAGTTGCTTGACAAACTCTCAGAATCTGACGGGGTTAAGGTTATTATAGGTTCTGAGAATTCCCTCGATGAGATGAAAAAGTTAAGCTTGATTGTTTCTCCATGCAAAGATAGTAATCGTCCTGTTGGAATTGTAGGTATCATAGGGCCTACACGTATGAACTACGCTAAGGCAATATATCTCGTCGATAATACAGCTAAATTCATCTCTAAAATGCTTTCCGGGAGGTAGATAATAGAGTAGATAATAGAATGGAAAGTTCTGATATAAATAAGAACCAGATTCCATCACTTGAAGAAGAGGTTTCTAAAGATACCGAGATATCTTTTCAGGAAGATAAGGATCGCCTTGTTCCTGAGTTACAGGAGATGAATGATAAATATTTAAGGCTTTATGCTGAATTTGAAAATTACAAAAAAAGGGTAAATAGAGACAAAGAAGAACTTATAAAGTATGGGAATGAAAATCTTATAATAAATCTATTACCTGTACTTGATAATTTAGAGATGGCATTAAAACATGCTACAGATGATCTTTCATCGGGACTTGTTCAGGGAGTCGAAATAACACTTAAAGAAATGAAAAGAACGCTCGAAAAATTTGGATTAACTGTAATAGAGGCTGAGGGAAAGCCATTCGATCCATCGATACATCATGCAATGACACAGGTTGAACGTGAAGATTTAAATGAGAATACAGTAGTCGAGGAATTCAGAAAAGGATATATGCTTAAAGATAAAGTATTACGACCATCACTGGTTGCGGTTTCAAAGAAACCGTCTGTAAACCAGCAAACTCAAGAAAAAGAAATTGAGATAAATAAAATAGTAGAGGAGGAATCTTGATATGGGGAAAGCAGTTGGTATAGATCTTGGAACAACAAATTCTGTTATAGCTGTTGTTCAGGCTGGAGAGCCAGTAGTTATTCCTAATCAGGAGGGATCGAGGACAACGCCATCTGTTGTCGCAATTACTGATAAGGGAGAAAGGCTTGTAGGTCAGATCGCAAAAAGACAGGCTATAACAAATCCAGAGAATACTATATTTTCAATAAAGAGACTTATGGGTAGGAAATTTAATTCCAGCGAAGTCGATCATGCACGAAAAAGATTGCCATATAAGATTGTAGAGGCCGCAAATGGAGATGCACACGTTGAAATAAGAGGGAAAAAATATTCACCTCCTGAGATATCTGCAATGATACTCCAGAAGCTTAAACAAGCTGCAGAGGATTATCTGGGAGAGTCTGTTACGGAAGCTGTTATAACAGTCCCAGCATATTTTGATGACAGTCAAAGACAGGCTACTAAAGATGCAGGGAGGATAGCAGGTCTTAATGTGCTCAGGATTATAAATGAGCCTACTGCTGCATCTCTTGCGTATGGAATGGACAAAAAGAAAGAGGAAAAGATAGGAGTATATGACCTTGGAGGCGGAACTTTTGATATCTCCATTCTTGAACTCGGAGAAGGTGTTATTGAGGTTAAGTCCACCAACGGTAATACATATCTGGGTGGTGATGACTTTGATCTAAGAATAATGGACTGGTTGGTTGAAGAATTCAAAAAAGACCAGGGGATAGATTTAAAGAATGACAAGATGGCGTTGCAGAGGCTGAAAGAAGCAGCTGAGAAGGCTAAGATAGAACTTTCGACAGCTATGGAGACAGAGATTAATCTTCCATTTATTACAGCAGATGCAACAGGTCCAAAACATTTGCTTATGAAATTAACGAGGTCGAAATTTGAGCAACTTGTAGGAGATCTTATAGAAAAAACTATCGGACCGTGTAAAGATGCTTTATCAGATGCTGGACTATCTACGTCAAATATTGATGAAGTCCTTCTTGTTGGAGGTCAGACAAGAACACCAAGGGTTCAACAAGTTGTGCAAAGTTTTTTTGGAAAAGAACCAAACAAGACTGTAAATCCTGATGAGGTTGTAGCAATCGGTGCTGCTATTCAGGCAGCTGTTTTGAAAGGAGACGTTAAGGAAGTGCTTCTTCTTGATGTTACACCGTTATCTCTCGGGATAGAGACACTTGGAGGGATTTTCACTAAAATAATCGAAAGAAACACTACAATCCCTACAAAGAAGAGTCAGATATTCTCGACTGCTACAGATAACCAACCTGCTGTTTCGATAAAAGTGTTTCAGGGCGAAAGAGAAATGGCATCAGACAATAAGCTTCTTGGAAATTTCGAACTCATTGGAATTCCTCCTGCGCCGAGAGGAATACCACAGATTGAAGTAACATTTGACATTGATGCTAATGGTATCCTTCATGTGTCAGCTAAGGACCTTGGAACAGGAAAAGAACAGTCCATCAGAATCACTGCATCGAGTGGCTTGAATGAAGATGAGATTAAGAAGATGATGCGTGATGCTGAAGCTCATGCTGATGAAGATAAAAGAAAGAAACAACTTGCTGAAGCAAGGAATGAGGCTGATACTCTTATATATACTGTTGAAAAAACTCTCAAAGAACATAGTGACAAGTTAACAGAAACAGAAAAACGTGATATTGAGGAAGCACTTGAAAGATGCAAAAAGGCAAAAGATACAAGCAATGAAATTTCAGAAATAAAATCTGCCATAGAATATTTAACAAATACATCTCATAAATTGGCAGAGCATATATATAAAAGCGCAGGTGCTGGAGCAGGAACGGCGACCAGTTCAACAGGGGGAACTGGAGAACAGACTGGTCCAAAAGAATCGAAAGAAGAAGTGGTTGAAGCAGAATTTGAGGATGTTGATAAGGAGAAAAAGTAAACTAATAAATTATTTTTGGAATGAATTCTAATAAATCAAATAGGCCCCCTTTATAGAAGGGGGTTCTCCTCTAACCAAATAATTTAGATGTTGCTCAAAAATTTAATTTTTGTATTTATTATATACTTGATTTATTTAACCCAAAAAATGCTATTGAATAATGCAGATGTTGCGAAAGTGGTTTTACGAATATTTTATCCATAAAAAAATTAAAACAAATCCGATAATTCATCGAGTTGAAGAAATTTTTGAGCAATGTCTGCATTATTCGGGTTAATTTGTTTATAATATGAAATTATGAAAGATTATTACGAAATACTCGGGGTATCTCGGGATGCATCTGAAGTTGACATCAAAAAAGCATTCCGTCAACTTGCAATGAAATACCATCCTGATAGAAATCCCGATAATAAAGAAGCAGAAGAAAAATTTAAAGAGATAAACGAAGCATACTCATGCCTGAGTGATCCTGAGAAAAGATCATATTATGACAGATTTGGAACTGTTGAAGGAATTGGTGCTGGAGCTGGATATAGTCCTTTCGGAACTGGTTTTGGAGATATCTTCGAAGACATATTTGGAGATTTCTTTGGGACTTTTACTGGAAGGAGAAGACCCAGGCCCACAAAGGGGAATGATCTCAGATATGATCTTGAAATAACCTTAATGGAGGCAGCCTTTGGGACAGAAAAGAAAATAGAGATTCCAAGATGGGAAAATTGTCCTGAATGTGCAGGGACAGGGACAGCACCTGGGAAAGTACCTGTAACATGTCACAATTGTAAAGGGGCAGGGCAGGTCAGATTTCAACAAGGTTTCTTCAGTATCTCAAGAACGTGTGAAAGATGTAACGGTGCAGGAAAAATTATCACAGATCCATGCAAATCATGTAATGGTGAGGGCAGGGTCAGACAGTATAGAACTGTAAGCGTTAAGGTCCCTGCAGGTGTAGATACCGGTTCAAGGCTCAGGCTTTCTGGAGAGGGAGAAATGGGAATTAATGGTGGACCAAAAGGTGATCTTTACATAATCATCAATGTTGAAGAACATCCTTTCTTTAAAAGAGATGGAATAGATATTTACTGTGAGGTTCCTCTATCATTCCCACAGGCTGTTCTTGGTGCTGAAATTGAGGTGCCAACTCTTGAAGGAATACATAAAATAAAAATACCACCTGGAACTCCTTCTGGCAGAATATTCCATATAAAAGGTAAGGGTATACAAAAGCTTGGTGGTCATACTAAGGGTGACCAGATTGTCAGTGTCTACATAGATGTTCCTAAAAAACTTAATACGAGACAAAAGGAACTTCTCGAAGAATTCGCCCGTATCAGTGGCGATGAAGTAAATAAGACATTCAGGGAAAAAATCAAGAGCCTCTTTTCAGTCGCTGAGAAGTAGTCGGTTATTTAAATGCCGAGGATATATTTCCCAGCATCAGAGAAAACAGGCGATCAAATAACAATCACAGGCGAAAAATCACATTATCTAATTTCTGTTTTGAGATGCCATAAAAATGACGAGTTGATTTTATTTAACGGAAAAGGTGGTTGTTTCAGGACAAAAATTCTCAAGGCAGACAAAAAGGAAGTAATTACAGAAGTTATAGAAAAATTTCCATGCGATACGGAATCTCCTTTATATATTATCCTTGTGCAGGGACTTGTAAAGGGTGAGAAGATGGATATGATTGTTCAAAAAACCACAGAACTCGGTGTAAAGAAAATTATTCCTGTTATTACAAAGCGAAGCCAATTGAGAGATACAAAAAAGGTTCAGAGATGGAGGAAAATTGCAGAAGAGGCAGCAAGACAATCTGGAAGAAGTATTGTGCCTGATATTCAGGAATTAGCGAGATTTGGTAACCTCTTTAAGGATAATACAGAAAAGAAAAAAGGCTTGATTTTCTATGAAGGAGGTGAAAGAAAATTATCAGAAACTGTTGAGATATTAAAGACAGAATTAAAAGAAATCGGGGAGGAAATTTATCTCATAATAGGACCTGAGGGAGGTTTTGCAGAAGATGAGATAAAAATGGCAAATAATAAGGGCTTTCTTATAACGAGTTTCGGAAGGAGAATACTTAGAGCTGAAACTGCTGCGATTTCTTCGGTAGCTTTAATACAGTTTCTTCTGGGAGATATAGGTTAAATGTCCTTTTCACGGATATTGGATATTCTTTCAACAGGGATAACAATCCAGCCGAGTTCTGATTCAAGATGTACCTCTTCTTCACCAACTTCTATAAGTTTGCCTGTGTATGTAATTCCATCTTCTGCTTCTACAATAACTATTCTGCCAAATAAATCATTTACCATAGCGTTTCCTTGATAATGAAAATTATACCTTTTAGATGGTAACGTCGGCAATAAAAAAAGGAAATAAATTAGCCAAGTAGCCAAGCTCGAAAGAGATTCATGGCTGTCATCTGTATCCGAAAAATTAATATTTTTCACCCCCCTTTAATCCCCCCCTTGGCAAAGGGGGACGAGGAGGGTGTATCGAGTTAAAGAAATTTTCGAGCTATCTGCATTATTTGGGTTAAAAGCATTGTTTGTATTAAATGTCGTAATAAAGGAAAAATTCGTATGGATGCGGTCTGAGTCTTAGCGCGTCGACTTCTCTTGTTCTCTTGTATTTAAGCCACATATCTATAACATCTTCTGTAAAAACATCTCCTCTTTTGAGAAAACTGTGGTCTCTCTCAAGGCAGTCAAGAGCATCCTCAAGTGAGCCTGGAAGGCTTGGAACTTTTGCAAGCTCTTCAGGACCGAGTTCGTATATATCCTTGTCGAGTGGTTCTCCTGGATCAATCTTGTTCTCTATTCCATCAAGTCCGGCCATTAGCATTGCGGAGAAGGCAAGATATGGATTACAAGATGGATCAGGAAACCTTACCTCAATTCTTTTAGCTTTGGGGCTTGGAGAATACATTGGTATACGTATTGCAGCAGACCTGTTTCTGCTTGAATATGCAAGATTTATTGGCGCCTCATAGCCAGGCACAAGCCTTTTATAAGAATTTGTTGTTGGAGCGACAAAAGCAGCAAGCGCAGAAGCATGTTTGAGAATACCGCCAATGTAGTAAAGTGCCATGTCTGACAACCCAGCATATCCATTGCCTGCAAACAAAGGTTTACCAGCTTTCCAGAGGCTCTGGTGTGTGTGCATGCCCGAACCATTGTCACCAAAGAGTGGTTTTGGCATCAGAGTTACTGTTTTGCCATTCCTCAGAGCAACATTCTTAATGATATATTTATACATCATCAGTTTATCTGCCATATTTACGAGAGGTGAAAATCTCATATCAATTTCGCACTGCCCGCCGGTTGCAACTTCGTGGTGCTGAGCCTCAACTTCAATACCAGCCTTTTCAAGCTCAATTACCATTTCTGTGCGGATATCTTGCAGTTTGTCCATAGGTGGAACTGGGAAATATCCTTCTTTATGCCTTGGTTTGTATCCAAGATTAGGACTCTCCTGTCTTCCTGAATTCCAGATACCTTCAATAGAATCAACATAGTAATATCCGCTGTTTGCTGTCTGGTCGAATCGCACATCATCAAAAATGAAAAATTCTGCTTCAGGGCCGAAATATGCAGTATCAGCAATTTTTGTTGATTTCATGTATGCCTCAGCTTTTTGAGCAATATAACGAGGATCTCTTGAATAAGGTTCTTTGGTAATCGGGTCAACAACATTGCATATTATGCTGAGTGTAGGGTGCTGGGTAAACGGATCGAGTACCGCTGTTGAAGGATCAGGTATAACAAGCATGTCACTCATGTGTATAGCCTGCCATCCCCGTATTGATGAGCCATCAAACCCGAGTCCATCTTCAAACAAGCTTTCTGTAAGTTCTTTTGTCGGAACAGAGAAATGTTGCCATAGACCAGGAAAATCCATAAATTTAAGGTCAATCATAACAACGTTGTTCTTTTTTGCAAATTCCTTTACTTCTTTTGGTGTCATAACAGATGCCTCCATAATAGTTAGATTTTTACTCTCTTCACCTCAGATTTATTATCTAAAATCATGCCAGGATGTAACATATTGATATATATGAATATTTTTTATTATTTAGCATTTCTATTTTTTATTTAGCCTACAATTATGTAGGATATTTTGATAAATATATGGCATTCTGATTGTAGAGCCTTATTTATCAAGGTCGGGAATTTGGAAATGTTTGCTACAAATTTGTAGTTAATACAATTTTGTAGCAAACATCATTACGCATGAAAAAAGGAATTTCTTTAAATGCTTTAGATAGCTTCTTCTCCTTTTTCACCTGTTCTTATTCTGATAACATCCTCAAGAGAATAGATAAAAATTTTACCATCTCCTATGCTGCCTGTATTTGATTTCTCAATAATTGTTGAAATTACTTTGTCCTTTAATGTATCTGGAATTACAATCTCTATTTTGATTTTCGGGATAAAATTTACCTCATACTCTGTTCCTCGATAGACTTCGATATGACCTTTTTGTCTTCCAAATCCCTTGACCTCTGTAACTGTCATTCCATGAATTCCGATGTTGTTCAATGCATCCTTTACCTCATCAAGTTTAAAGGGTTTTATAATAGCTTCTACCTTTTTCATTTTGCCTCCTGTCCTTTTTTACAGGCTATATGCCTTTTCGCCATGCTGACTCTCGTCAAGTCCTGTAATCTCGTGTTCTAAATCGACTCTTATGCCGACAGTAATTTTAATAATACCAAATATTAACAATGTTATTACACCGCTGTAAATTATAGTTATAACTACTGCTATAAACTGTTTTAGAAACTGAATCGGATTCCCATAGAGAAGACCTGCGCCAAGTTCATTAACTGAAGGATCTGCGAATATTCCTGTCAGTAATGCTCCGAGTATCCCTCCGACACCATGAATACCAAATGCATCAAGAGAATCATCATATCCGAGTTTTGGTTTTATACTGGCAACTGCGAAGTATGGCACCATGCCAGCAAGTATTCCGATAATAATTGCACCTTTGATATTTACAAATCCTGCTGCAGGTGTTATTGAAACAAGTCCTGCAACCGCACCTGAGGCAAGACCTAAAACTGTTGGTTTCTTTGCATGTATCCATTCTGTTAGCATCCATGATATGGAAGCAAGTGCTGTTGCTGTGTTAGTATTAATAAAAGCAATCCCTGCGATACCGTTTGCCG
Protein-coding sequences here:
- a CDS encoding DUF507 family protein, which translates into the protein MLLLKSRMRVPKSWVPLLTKKIIDALITKGLIKPEIPTEKLLLEAETIIFDELSIEDRLNDEIRELLKKHSTEIEKGHLDYRKLFELTKQKLVKERNLVL
- a CDS encoding DUF507 family protein translates to MMLSDDKISHLSHVFLKGLKDKKLITMLEEEGKIRSEVKRIIISELMVGEEIDAAVRKKLQSFKKKIVEGSPEWDILYKKFFKEEEVKRGRVSG
- the hrcA gene encoding heat-inducible transcription repressor HrcA yields the protein MHELSERTKKVLFAVVQSYINYPDPVGSRAITKRYGFGWSPATIRNIMADLEEMGFLRQPHTSAGRIPTDLGYRFYVDSLTAEPEYYQEKEIFKDIYMKLETLKNDIEMLLGETTKSFSMLSHYLGIAMLPVIDMTTLKRINIIKYKNDNAVVVLLTDEGVIKNKIVKIDPKITQKDLNRMASYINTEFSGYAMDEIRLKILREMSKEKIKCDTLIARAMSLCQEVLCFQEGALFVSGLTEVLNLPDFADLEKIKELSKAIEDKHTIIKLLDKLSESDGVKVIIGSENSLDEMKKLSLIVSPCKDSNRPVGIVGIIGPTRMNYAKAIYLVDNTAKFISKMLSGR
- the glnA gene encoding type I glutamate--ammonia ligase, translated to MTPKEVKEFAKKNNVVMIDLKFMDFPGLWQHFSVPTKELTESLFEDGLGFDGSSIRGWQAIHMSDMLVIPDPSTAVLDPFTQHPTLSIICNVVDPITKEPYSRDPRYIAQKAEAYMKSTKIADTAYFGPEAEFFIFDDVRFDQTANSGYYYVDSIEGIWNSGRQESPNLGYKPRHKEGYFPVPPMDKLQDIRTEMVIELEKAGIEVEAQHHEVATGGQCEIDMRFSPLVNMADKLMMYKYIIKNVALRNGKTVTLMPKPLFGDNGSGMHTHQSLWKAGKPLFAGNGYAGLSDMALYYIGGILKHASALAAFVAPTTNSYKRLVPGYEAPINLAYSSRNRSAAIRIPMYSPSPKAKRIEVRFPDPSCNPYLAFSAMLMAGLDGIENKIDPGEPLDKDIYELGPEELAKVPSLPGSLEDALDCLERDHSFLKRGDVFTEDVIDMWLKYKRTREVDALRLRPHPYEFFLYYDI
- the dnaJ gene encoding molecular chaperone DnaJ; amino-acid sequence: MKDYYEILGVSRDASEVDIKKAFRQLAMKYHPDRNPDNKEAEEKFKEINEAYSCLSDPEKRSYYDRFGTVEGIGAGAGYSPFGTGFGDIFEDIFGDFFGTFTGRRRPRPTKGNDLRYDLEITLMEAAFGTEKKIEIPRWENCPECAGTGTAPGKVPVTCHNCKGAGQVRFQQGFFSISRTCERCNGAGKIITDPCKSCNGEGRVRQYRTVSVKVPAGVDTGSRLRLSGEGEMGINGGPKGDLYIIINVEEHPFFKRDGIDIYCEVPLSFPQAVLGAEIEVPTLEGIHKIKIPPGTPSGRIFHIKGKGIQKLGGHTKGDQIVSVYIDVPKKLNTRQKELLEEFARISGDEVNKTFREKIKSLFSVAEK
- a CDS encoding P-II family nitrogen regulator; the encoded protein is MKKVEAIIKPFKLDEVKDALNNIGIHGMTVTEVKGFGRQKGHIEVYRGTEYEVNFIPKIKIEIVIPDTLKDKVISTIIEKSNTGSIGDGKIFIYSLEDVIRIRTGEKGEEAI
- a CDS encoding diguanylate cyclase, with translation MGYIIQKVFQGRGGKKRQGFWIKRGIPLLLLFFTYLGLLFDFSINKRPFWFILCAITISVCYFLHYRKDWGDYSIEIFSSFAILISGASLSFGLPWLILLYFPFMITIAFYNSWKKVVTVLLLIPFFEIKNIIFKDRFYEEIAIIISLGLTVGLFLLFKKKLISDSISDIEKKTYDLSSSEIIPFNDEKRISHCLQSMFRIDEECRDILVVIKKILCADSVSLFVGSDSGLRLRCSTEESGRIIPSDNGIINRCFNQKESFLLIDINEKDIHPGYLRQDKISSLITVPVIDGDFTLGVVAADSARFQAFNPSDREVLETFSQHITRIFQKERLYPHIQRSYNALKTLHEESSKLLSTLNMDEIAEHLIEGAKKIVSADILFFVTKGSEFEIIHKTNIPIDKDRKISLKNTLLDMAIKNKQAINVSNVRDYRSPILPFKIDNVRSVLILPLFYENDLIGILVLLSKEVSAFNPYQIELLEVLGNQASTSMANARFHAEIERIAITDGLTGLYNHRYFQEKLSEEFNRGERYSNPLSLLLIDIDYFKKINDTYGHPVGDAVLKKIASIIRKTIRSIDIPARYGGEEFALILPGTDSHGAKNMAERLRKAIMDTSFFADKDRFKVTVSIGISTNPNPKGTVEVNNKEELIEKADKALYEAKKAGRNRSIFLLV
- the grpE gene encoding nucleotide exchange factor GrpE, encoding MESSDINKNQIPSLEEEVSKDTEISFQEDKDRLVPELQEMNDKYLRLYAEFENYKKRVNRDKEELIKYGNENLIINLLPVLDNLEMALKHATDDLSSGLVQGVEITLKEMKRTLEKFGLTVIEAEGKPFDPSIHHAMTQVEREDLNENTVVEEFRKGYMLKDKVLRPSLVAVSKKPSVNQQTQEKEIEINKIVEEES
- a CDS encoding 16S rRNA (uracil(1498)-N(3))-methyltransferase, with amino-acid sequence MPRIYFPASEKTGDQITITGEKSHYLISVLRCHKNDELILFNGKGGCFRTKILKADKKEVITEVIEKFPCDTESPLYIILVQGLVKGEKMDMIVQKTTELGVKKIIPVITKRSQLRDTKKVQRWRKIAEEAARQSGRSIVPDIQELARFGNLFKDNTEKKKGLIFYEGGERKLSETVEILKTELKEIGEEIYLIIGPEGGFAEDEIKMANNKGFLITSFGRRILRAETAAISSVALIQFLLGDIG
- the dnaK gene encoding molecular chaperone DnaK; this translates as MGKAVGIDLGTTNSVIAVVQAGEPVVIPNQEGSRTTPSVVAITDKGERLVGQIAKRQAITNPENTIFSIKRLMGRKFNSSEVDHARKRLPYKIVEAANGDAHVEIRGKKYSPPEISAMILQKLKQAAEDYLGESVTEAVITVPAYFDDSQRQATKDAGRIAGLNVLRIINEPTAASLAYGMDKKKEEKIGVYDLGGGTFDISILELGEGVIEVKSTNGNTYLGGDDFDLRIMDWLVEEFKKDQGIDLKNDKMALQRLKEAAEKAKIELSTAMETEINLPFITADATGPKHLLMKLTRSKFEQLVGDLIEKTIGPCKDALSDAGLSTSNIDEVLLVGGQTRTPRVQQVVQSFFGKEPNKTVNPDEVVAIGAAIQAAVLKGDVKEVLLLDVTPLSLGIETLGGIFTKIIERNTTIPTKKSQIFSTATDNQPAVSIKVFQGEREMASDNKLLGNFELIGIPPAPRGIPQIEVTFDIDANGILHVSAKDLGTGKEQSIRITASSGLNEDEIKKMMRDAEAHADEDKRKKQLAEARNEADTLIYTVEKTLKEHSDKLTETEKRDIEEALERCKKAKDTSNEISEIKSAIEYLTNTSHKLAEHIYKSAGAGAGTATSSTGGTGEQTGPKESKEEVVEAEFEDVDKEKK